A genomic region of Zea mays cultivar B73 chromosome 6, Zm-B73-REFERENCE-NAM-5.0, whole genome shotgun sequence contains the following coding sequences:
- the LOC103629440 gene encoding uncharacterized protein — translation MEMLALVLTLLLSLSAATGAAAETVKVTTTPVFSHIPRLQASKDFQVLVRVEAPPALQQHRRVPVDLAVVLDVGASTGAGTARLDAVKKAVKFIIRQIHDDDRLAVVGPSNYRLLPGFLNTRDARWNAEKSVDQLEPRGEFTSGAGLEEAIKILEELPATASRSSRARFVILVTDRAVAEGSSRLFNKLPRESLSLPPVHTLGLGAAHDPRELLHIARESQGTYSFVDDQNTDGITGAIAVCLSGLKNVVAVGARVRLEAPVGSGVTIERIQSGGYTYSRTRPITTRDDKTYVEVAVGAIYAGEVKSFLVHLSVPALLPSTSTVVADGCYRQQLLTASVVGHYTNSDEEHAAAPASPSPTVTQAILYVQRPPPEALDVACGGTLHRVPVPVVMNHIARFGVLEMVATFVDTDIGRHSTVTAEMATKLRVQWEKFVQARQFWSGLDLGVLDDEVSRMVNILEEAASRSGSSTSLSAATAYVLSWLSSYQMQRPTAMGSPGSVAAAFVTVNMQLTLLQVRNDFDRFDTLLPRAPPQSPICVDPMPPPLFEMSGRGDDTYRVVNTAYPPGVLVDAINEAMKQMHLALVQASNLRRCDAAGVEVPLRTPLSRAGAFA, via the exons ATGGAGATGTTGGCTCTCGTTCTGACACTCCTGCTTTCACTCTCAGCG GCTACCGGCGCCGCCGCGGAGACGGTGAAAGTGACCACCACCCCGGTCTTCTCCCACATCCCTCGACTTCAGGCAAGCAAGGATTTCCAGGTGCTCGTGCGCGTCGAGGCGCCACCGGCGCTGCAGCAGCATAGACGCGTCCCCGTCGACCTCGCCGTGGTGCTCGACGTGGGTGCCAGCACCGGCGCCGGCACGGCGAGGCTGGATGCGGTAAAGAAGGCGGTCAAGTTTATCATCAGGCAGATCCACGACGACGACCGTCTCGCCGTCGTCGGGCCGTCCAACTATCGGCTACTCCCCGGGTTCCTGAACACCCGCGATGCCCGATGGAATGCCGAGAAATCCGTCGACCAGCTGGAGCCCCGTGGTGAGTTCACGTCTGGCGCCGGCTTGGAGGAGGCCATTAAG ATCCTGGAGGAGCTACCGGCGACGGCGAGCCGGAGCAGCCGCGCGCGCTTCGTCATCTTGGTGACGGACAGGGCAGTGGCAGAGGGCAGCAGCAGATTATTCAACAAGCTGCCGCGCGAGTCCCTCTCTCTACCCCCGGTGCACACGTTGGGGCTCGGCGCGGCGCACGACCCCAGGGAGCTGTTGCACATCGCCAGGGAATCCCAGGGCACCTACTCATTCGTGGACGACCAGAACACGGACGGCATCACCGGCGCCATCGCCGTCTGCCTCAGCGGGCTCAAGAATGTGGTCGCCGTCGGCGCGCGCGTCCGCCTCGAGGCGCCGGTCGGGAGCGGGGTCACCATCGAGAGGATCCAGTCGGGGGGATACACATACAGCAGGACTCGCCCCATCACCACCAGAGACGACAAGACGTACGTCGAGGTCGCCGTCGGCGCCATCTACGCCGGCGAGGTGAAGAGCTTCCTCGTCCACCTCAGCGTGCCTGCTCTTCTTCCTTCGACGTCGACCGTCGTCGCCGACGGCTGCTACAGGCAACAGCTGCTCACTGCCAGCGTCGTCGGGCACTACACCAACAGCGACGAAGAACATGCTGCGGCTCCAGCTTCTCCAAGTCCAACGGTGACCCAGGCTATCTTGTACGTACAAAGGCCGCCGCCAGAAGCCCTCGACGTCGCCTGCGGCGGCACGCTGCATAGAGTCCCCGTCCCCGTGGTGATGAACCACATCGCGCGGTTCGGCGTGCTGGAGATGGTGGCCACCTTCGTCGACACCGACATCGGGCGGCATAGCACCGTCACCGCGGAAATGGCGACGAAGCTGCGGGTCCAGTGGGAGAAGTTCGTGCAGGCGCGGCAGTTCTGGAGCGGCCTGGACCTGGGAGTCCTCGACGACGAGGTCAGCAGGATGGTGAACATCCTAGAAGAAGCAGCAAGCAGAAGCGGCTCCTCGACGTCTCTGTCGGCGGCGACGGCCTACGTGTTGTCGTGGCTGTCGAGCTACCAGATGCAGCGGCCGACGGCCATGGGATCGCCGGGCAGCGTCGCGGCCGCTTTCGTCACCGTGAACATGCAGCTCACACTGCTGCAGGTTAGGAACGACTTCGACAGATTCGACACACTTCTTCCACGGGCTCCACCACAATCACCAATCTGCGTGGATCCAATGCCGCCGCCGCTGTTCGAGATGTCCGGACGGGGCGACGACACCTACCGCGTCGTCAACACCGCTTACCCGCCGGGCGTATTGGTGGACGCCATCAACGAAGCAATGAAGCAGATGCACCTG GCGTTGGTTCAGGCGAGCAACCTCCGGCGATGCGACGCTGCCGGCGTCGAGGTGCCACTGCGGACGCCGCTGTCACGGGCGGGCGCATTCGCATGA